The following DNA comes from Solanum stenotomum isolate F172 chromosome 11, ASM1918654v1, whole genome shotgun sequence.
AAAATGATAGCAATCTTTGGCCTCCTCAAACAAGGTAACTTTTTGGGGTTTTCTACTCTGTGTAATCAATAGGTCACAGGTTTTCAAGTAATATTACTTTTTGGGAGGTGTTTGCATTTCTGAACTATCaccaactatttatcaaaacatatttaaaaactaaCTAGATTAAGTGGTTGAATACAAAATTATCTCAAGATTTTATAATGGTACTCTATAACTTAAATCAAAAGTATATTGTATATGTAGGAGAAAAGTTATCTTTTATACGATTACATATCCAGTATAATCTCACAAGTAGAGTATGTAGAGGGTAGGATATACACACATTTTACCTCTGTCTTAGCAACATAaggaggttttttttttatagactCTCGAAACATTCTTAGTGAAATTCTTAACTTTGACATGGAATCTTGAACGTTATTAGCAAAAAATTTGACCTTCCCATTAAACTCTGAATGCTCTCAGCAAAATTCTTGACTTTGTTATTGATTTATAGGGACCAAGTTTTGGAGTATCAAAAGTGGGCTAAACCACTTGCTAAAAACTTGCTTGAGGTGCTATTGAAGAGTCTCAATGTCaatgaaattgacgaatctTTAGAACCTCTCTTGATGGGAACTATGTCTATAAACATCAACTACTATCCACCATGCCCAAATCCAAGTATCGCCATTGGTTTTCGTAGACACTGCGACATGGACTGCATAACTTTGCTCCTCCAGGACAACACGGGAGGCTTATATGTTCGAGGGACTAAAGACAATTGGATCCATGTAAATCCTATCAAAGGCGCCTTAGCGGTTAATATAGGTGACTCATTGCAGATCATGAGCAATGATCGATACAAGAGTATCGAGCATTGTGTAGCTGTTGATTCGAGCAGGGCTCGAATATCCATACCGCTATTCGTGAATCCTAGTTTTGATAGTGTCATTGGTCCATTCCCACAAATGCTAAAAGATGGAGAAAAACCAGTGTACAAACATATTTTGTTCTCTGATTACTGGAATCATTGCTTCATTAAGAGGCCTTCTGGTAAAGCATCACTAGATTTTGCTAAAATTTGAtgctttatttttcaaagttcttGTATGTTAATGTTTTTGTAttataaatatgttattgtaATGACGaaaactattattttatgtaaCTTGCAATTTGGTGTGATCGTGTccgttatttatttattttttctttatcttgcCCTTTCTTATAATTTAATAATCCTATTttacacttttaaaaaaaaggtgatGAAACTCTTAgggtgttgtttggagtctgaAGTGCTTCTACTAGTCGTGAATTCATTTCCAAAGGTACCCTCTATACTATATTCATGACGTGGAGATCAAACACGTCGGTTTCATGGGAAACCTTAGCATTTTAGgctaagttttattttcaatttattcaaaagaaaagaaaatttacaaaaaaaatacatgtttcttttaatttagagttttataaataaattagtgttttttaagtatatttttagactagctatttaatttttcttatattaattcaaaataattagctaatatttttattattataattttatatagaaGACAACAACACACAAGAGGACTCTCCACTTTGGCTCTTAGCCTGCAATGTATGACAATAAATAATCTTGAAATCACGGGTGTTACAATAGcgctccgtctcattttatgtggcaccattttctttttggtcaatttcaaaaagaatgtcacatttccttataagtaagtatttaaaggtacaattcctcttttacccatgttggtcccacttaatcatacatttatgaggaaagagaaaagtgagtctattttttaatatgactattttttgaaggggcaatttggtaaacatttcaaagtcttcatttattttttgaactttGTGTCcagtcaaatgttgccacataaaatgggacggagggagtactatttttattgataatttttataaatatcgGAGTTCGTGatatattactttatttgtttcaatttatgtggcaagAATGAAATTAacacaattaattaaatatttttttaatattaaaatattttaaattgttaattattataatttttagtatctttaatgtaatttttttcactCCTACTGTTTTAACTTATGTACTCAAACTGAATTTTTGTAAATCGCCTATTTCCACTTAATATGGTAAAAAATTTCATCATTCATGACAATTGACAACTGACAAAAAAGATGTGGATGTtattcaaacaaatcataattcatcGATATGGACAGCAAGAAGCCATCTCAACAAGCTACTTTGTATGACGATGATGATGTTTGACTACACATAAGAGacgaagaaaaaattaaaatattaaataaaattaaatcaattcaagatttttgtTTGGGTCGTTAATATGTCATTCATATACCCCATACCCACGCCCTTGAAATAATAGAATGAAGAAATAATTGTTCTAAcgaatttataaaaatttatagggaaaaggcataaatttcttcttgaatttatctcaaaaagtcagttacacgcttaaGCTATCATAGTGATCTATTACACACCTGTACtactcaaaaataaatttcttaccCCCTAAAACTGATgtggcaaaaaaataaaataaaaataaaaaataagcgCGTCAGTTTGaaattaaagtttaaaaaaaagttaaaatccTCTTTTCTACCCCCACCACCCacacatcttcttcttcaaaccccaCCCATTgtgctcttcttcttcattctttattttcatcacacttctttattttttatcacaatcttaaagtacaattttattttatttttattcacaaTTAGGTTAATTTCCATAGATTTGCTAgtgaataattgtattttatctagaaaaaatttgattgattgtttctatctttttcattttttttgactttgttAAAGAATTTTTGGatgttaatcaattttttgtttttgtggtAATAACAGCTTTATGGGTTTGGTGGTGATGGGTGGCAGGTGACAAAcattaaaagaggtaattgaaggtggtgaagaagaaaaaatcgaTATTGATAATAATGGTGGTGATATTTGGTGTTGGgtgataaagaagaagaattgaagGTAATATAGTGGTGGTGAAGAACAAACTCAATAGTGAAGGTGGGGCCGAATATGATTTTCTGATGAAATGAGAATTGAAAATAGGTGGGATTAGTGATGAAGAAGATATAATTAGTAGagaattaaaacaattaattaggGATTAATTAGAGTAAAATATagttaacaaaagaaaagttaattaataaagaaaaataaataaaaatttataatttatgacatGATGCTGACGTAACACTAATGTGGTAGCGAGTGTAATACACCACATAATGTGAGAGTGGTGTTACACGTCTTAGGATGgtaataaattcacttttgaatagTTAAGATGTGTAATAGATcatcataataatttaaatatgtaacTGACTTTTTGAGATAAATTCAGAGcaaatttatgccttttctCAAATTTATATGGACACAAATATAAATCACATGTTCAAAAACTAGGACTAACTATTATGACATAGTGGTAACACATCATTGCCAAATGCCAATATTAGCCAGTCTCCACCTCGGGATTCGCACCTCAGACTTCAATGTTCAGGTGGGTGGGGTGTGGGGTAGGGGTGCGGAGACAGAACGATTATAACGTTTTCGAAACAAGATTCTTTATAAAATCATTGATGCCTCTAATTATAAAGGAAAATAAACAGTAGtcactttttcataatttgatttatCAAATACTATgtaaatactataaaaaaaattaaattatactatttttaaCTGATAAGTTTTATggatatatatacaaatttcatcaTTCATGCATATGGACATCAAGAAGCCACCTCACCAATTTCCAAATAACTATTTGATGATGATGTTTgattaaacataaaataaaaaaaataaaaattgaaatactaaataaaaaaatcaattcaagaattATTAGAAggaatgacttttttttaaatattcatattgcgtctaactaaatttgaattcgcaTCGAAAAGTCTCATATTTAGAGGTAAAATGCTCCCCTAATTAACAAAGACGACTATGTATTCAGGAAAATTCGAATCCAAGACATCTGATTAATGATGAAAAGTATTTACTACTCCCCCATAACCCATCGTTGCTAGATGAAAGAATGATTCAATCTTCAATCATTTCAtagccccccccccccaccccccacccccaccccacacACACACCTCTCAAACCCACCATAAAAAACCTCCCGAATTTCCTTCTTCCATTAGTACACACTTATCAATATTCAACACAAATGCCTTCTTCAAAATTTGAACCAAATGATGacatatttgattttgtaatcAAGAAAGCAAATGGACTAAAAGGCATAGTAGACACGGGCCTTGAAATTATCCCAAATCAATGCATTCAACCAAAAGAGCAAAGACTAGACAAATCCCAAATTGACAATCAAGAATCAATCCCCACAATTGATCTGtcaaattttgatgatttaaatgttgaaaaatcaattcaagaagCAGCAAGCAAATGGGGTTTCTTCCAAATCATCAATCATGGGATCCCAATTGAAGTTCTCGAAGATTTGAAAGAAGCAGGACACAAATTCTTTGAATTGCCAGCTGAAGAAAAAGTTAAGTATTATAAAGAAAATGCTGGTGCTGATGAATCTGTGTTGTTGTATTGGAGTGCTATTGGTGATAAAGATGAGAAAGTTTTGGAGTGGAGGGATAGTATAAAACATGGTTGTAATCCACAAAATGATAACAACCTTTGGCCTCCTCAAACAAGGTAACTTTTTTGGATTTTCTGTTCAATGTAATCTATAGGTCACGTGTTtctaagtaagaaaaaaaacatacctAAGGTATTACTTTTTTTCGTGAGTTCAATATCTTAACGGTAAGATGTTTATGAAAACACACTCCGGAACTGACAAGACCAAGTGTTTGAATATATACAATCACCAAAAAGTGTATGGACAACTTAATTTGCCTATACAATTTCGTTGACATGTAAACTGACTCATTAATGTAGAGGAGTATTTTGATAATTAGTTGATGATAATTCAGATAAAAGACTTACAAAAACATGatattttaggtgtatttttggCCATTATCTCTAAATTTTATAAtggtgtatataacttaaagtcaaaattatattgcatatgttggagaaaaattatctttatccaataatatattcagtataATCTCATAGGAAGGGTAGGATGTACGCATATCTTATTTTTGCCTTTACAGGATAAAAAGGTTGTTTCGATAAATTGTCGAGCACTCTTCGTGAAATTTCTGACTTTGACACTAAATCTTGAATGTTTTTAGCAAAATTCTTGACATTGCCATTAAATTTCGTATGCTCTAAACGAAGTTTCTAACTATGTCACTGATTTATAGGAACCAAGTCTTGGAGTATCAAAAGTGGGCTAAGCCACTTGCTAAAAAGCTGTTAGAGGTGCTATTGAAGGGTCTCAATGTCAATGAAATTGATGAATCTTTAGAACCTCTCTTGATGGGAACTATGGCTATAAACATAAACTACTATCCACCATGCCCAAATCCAAGTATCACCATTGGTTGTCGCCGACACTGCGATGTGTCCTGTATCACTCTGCTCCTCCAGGACGACACAGGAGGCCTATATGTCCGAGGGACTAAAGGCGATAATTGGATCCACGTAAATTCAATCAAAGGCGCCTTAGCGGTTAACATAGGTGACTCGTTGCAGATTATGAGCAACAATCGATACAAGAGTATCGAGCATTGTGCAGCAGTTGATTCAAGCAGGGCTCGAATATCCGTACCACTATTTGTGAATCCTAGCCTTGATAGTGTTATTGGTCCATTCCCACAAATTCTGAAAGATGGAGAAAAACCAGTGTACAAACATGTCTTGTTTTCTGATTATTGGGATTATTTCTTCAGCAAGAGGCCTTCTGGTAAAGCATCACtagatttttctaaaatttgatgctttgatttacaaatattttgttatgtaattgttattgta
Coding sequences within:
- the LOC125845135 gene encoding bi-functional coumaroyl CoA and feruloyl CoA ortho-hydroxylase F6H2-2-1-like → MPSSKFEPNDDIFDFVIKKANGLKGIVDTGLEIIPNQCIQPKEQRLDKSQIDNQESIPTIDLSNFDDLNVEKSIQEAASKWGFFQIINHGIPIEVLEDLKEAGHKFFELPAEEKVKYYKENAGADESVLLYWSAIGDKDEKVLEWRDSIKHGCNPQNDNNLWPPQTRNQVLEYQKWAKPLAKKLLEVLLKGLNVNEIDESLEPLLMGTMAININYYPPCPNPSITIGCRRHCDVSCITLLLQDDTGGLYVRGTKGDNWIHVNSIKGALAVNIGDSLQIMSNNRYKSIEHCAAVDSSRARISVPLFVNPSLDSVIGPFPQILKDGEKPVYKHVLFSDYWDYFFSKRPSGKASLDFSKI
- the LOC125845138 gene encoding bi-functional coumaroyl CoA and feruloyl CoA ortho-hydroxylase F6H2-2-1-like, whose protein sequence is MASSKFEPNDDILDFVIKKANGLKGLVDTNLEIIPNQCIQPKEQRLDKSQIDNQESIPTIDLSNFDDLNVEKSIQEAASKWGFFQIINHGIPIEVLEDLKDAAHKFFELPAEEKVKYHKEKVSPGESVLMFWSAIGEKDEKVLEWRDSIRHGCNPQNDSNLWPPQTRDQVLEYQKWAKPLAKNLLEVLLKSLNVNEIDESLEPLLMGTMSININYYPPCPNPSIAIGFRRHCDMDCITLLLQDNTGGLYVRGTKDNWIHVNPIKGALAVNIGDSLQIMSNDRYKSIEHCVAVDSSRARISIPLFVNPSFDSVIGPFPQMLKDGEKPVYKHILFSDYWNHCFIKRPSGKASLDFAKI